From the Musa acuminata AAA Group cultivar baxijiao chromosome BXJ1-2, Cavendish_Baxijiao_AAA, whole genome shotgun sequence genome, one window contains:
- the LOC135595304 gene encoding probable galacturonosyltransferase-like 7 codes for MLWVVRLSGFCSAAMIMVVLSPSLQSFPPAEAIRSSHYLGISNGGYDHHIAAVSGVADGSRFRRAPIFHNAAECEPPSANGTCVCDPSLVHIAITLDEEYLRGSIAAVHSVLTHARCPESVFFHLLLSEPGLEPVVRSSLPGLRLKAYYFDPDRVRGLISTSVRQALEQPLNYARNYLAEILERCVSRVIYLDSDLVVVDDIGKLWRTGLGSRPVGAPEYCHANFTKYFTARFWSDQRLAATFAGRRPCYFNTGVMVLDLVRWRRSGYTRRIERWMKVQKSGAATGGAGRIYELGSLPPFLLVFAGHVAPIDHRWNQHGLGGDNVRGSCRDLHRGPVSLLHWSGSGKPWVRLDSNRPCPLDHLWAPYDLYEPAVA; via the coding sequence ATGCTGTGGGTCGTCCGCCTCTCCGGCTTCTGTTCCGCTGCCATGATCATGGTCGTCCTCTCCCCGTCCCTCCAATCTTTCCCACCCGCCGAGGCCATCCGGTCGTCTCATTACCTCGGCATCTCTAACGGCGGCTACGATCACCATATTGCCGCCGTCTCCGGCGTCGCTGACGGCTCCCGATTCCGGAGGGCTCCGATATTCCACAATGCCGCTGAGTGCGAGCCGCCATCGGCGAACGGAACCTGTGTCTGCGACCCGTCGCTTGTGCACATCGCCATCACGCTCGACGAGGAATACCTGCGCGGCTCGATCGCGGCGGTTCACTCGGTGCTCACCCATGCCCGTTGCCCCGAGAGCGTCTTCTTCCACTTGCTGCTTTCGGAGCCAGGGCTGGAGCCGGTTGTGCGGTCCTCCTTACCAGGGCTCCGCCTCAAAGCATACTACTTCGACCCGGACCGCGTGCGGGGGCTGATCTCGACGTCGGTGCGGCAGGCCCTGGAGCAGCCACTCAACTACGCGCGCAACTACTTGGCGGAGATCCTCGAGCGGTGCGTGAGCCGGGTAATCTACCTCGACTCCGACCTGGTGGTCGTCGACGACATCGGCAAGCTCTGGCGGACGGGGCTGGGGTCGCGCCCCGTGGGCGCGCCAGAGTACTGCCACGCCAACTTCACCAAGTACTTCACGGCCCGCTTCTGGTCCGACCAGCGCCTAGCGGCCACGTTCGCCGGCCGTCGGCCGTGCTACTTCAACACGGGTGTAATGGTGCTCGATCTGGTCCGGTGGCGGCGCTCCGGGTACACACGACGGATCGAGCGGTGGATGAAGGTGCAGAAGAGCGGCGCAGCAACTGGCGGCGCCGGCCGGATCTACGAGCTGGGATCACTGCCGCCCTTCCTGCTAGTGTTCGCGGGACACGTGGCGCCGATCGATCACAGGTGGAATCAGCATGGGCTCGGTGGGGACAACGTCCGCGGCAGCTGCCGGGACCTCCACCGGGGGCCGGTGAGCCTCCTCCATTGGAGCGGCAGCGGCAAGCCATGGGTGCGTCTCGACTCGAACCGGCCGTGCCCGCTGGATCACCTCTGGGCGCCCTACGACCTCTACGAGCCCGCTGTCGCCTGA
- the LOC104000994 gene encoding putative pectinesterase/pectinesterase inhibitor 28 encodes MGNNKVAVLSISAIVLVAVVATVAVTVSNRRSQSADPQLSTSVKNVQDFCRPTDYKETCENTLSSVAGPDADPKELLNLAFNITVKHINDAIDHSTVLSEAAKDPSTSEALENCRELLDYAIDDLRRSVDRLGDFSVANLDKFLDDLKIWLSATITYQETCVDGFEGTTTNAGESMRKMLNSSSELTSNILAIVNNFDDTLSSLNLPINRKLLAEGYPSYVTPGKRRLLATSTADLKPNVVVAQDGSGDVKTIGEAISRVPNKGADIFIIHIKEGEYKEKVHVNKSATNVMLIGDGPTKTKITGSLNYVDGTRTFDTATVAVVGDGFVAKDLWIENSAGAEKHQAVALRVQSDMSVFYNCRIDGYQDTLYVHTHRQFYRDCTISGTIDFIFGDSASIFQNCLILARKPLDNQQNIVTAQGRKMRQQASAIILHNCTISADPAYYDFRTKLPTFLGRPWKMYSRTFILQSQIDDLIHPDGWLPWFGDFGLNTCFYTEVDNRGPGADKSKRVTWKGVKNIDYAHAKKFSVQQFLHGGKWLPRTGVPFTAELLPEGSLK; translated from the exons ATGGGGAACAACAAGGTCGCTGTTCTCAGTATCTCCGCCATCGTCCTCGTGGCCGTCGTCGCCACGGTGGCAGTCACCGTTTCTAACCGCCGCTCCCAATCCGCTGACCCTCAGCTCTCAACCTCCGTGAAGAATGTCCAAGATTTCTGCCGGCCGACGGACTACAAGGAAACCTGCGAGAACACGCTGTCGTCCGTGGCGGGTCCCGACGCCGACCCCAAGGAGCTCCTCAATTTGGCCTTCAACATCACCGTCAAACACATCAACGACGCCATCGATCACTCCACGGTGCTGTCGGAGGCTGCCAAGGACCCCAGCACCTCGGAGGCCCTCGAGAATTGCCGTGAGCTTCTCGACTATGCCATCGATGACCTCAGACGGTCGGTTGACCGGCTCGGCGACTTCTCCGTCGCCAACCTCGATAAGTTCCTCGACGACCTCAAGATATGGCTCAGCGCCACCATCACCTACCAGGAGACGTGCGTCGATGGCTTCGAGGGCACCACCACCAACGCTGGAGAGTCCATGCGGAAGATGCTCAACAGCTCCTCCGAGCTGACCAGCAACATTTTGGCCATCGTCAACAACTTCGACGATACCTTGTCCTCGCTCAATCTCCCAATCAACCGCAAGCTCCTCGCTGAGGGATACCCGTCGTACGTCACCCCCGGCAAGAGAAGGCTGCTCGCGACCAGCACGGCGGATCTGAAACCCAACGTCGTAGTAGCTCAGGATGGCAGCGGCGACGTCAAGACCATTGGCGAGGCCATCTCCCGCGTCCCAAATAAGGGCGCCGATATCTTCATCATTCACATCAAGGAAGGAGAGTACAAGGAGAAAGTACACGTCAACAAGAGCGCCACCAACGTGATGTTGATCGGCGATGGGCCAACAAAGACTAAGATCACCGGCAGCCTCAACTACGTAGATGGCACCCGGACCTTCGACACCGCCACTGTTG CCGTCGTCGGAGATGGATTCGTCGCCAAGGACCTCTGGATCGAGAATTCTGCTGGCGCCGAAAAGCATCAGGCGGTAGCCCTCCGGGTACAGTCCGACATGTCCGTCTTCTACAACTGCCGGATCGACGGGTATCAGGACACGCTCTACGTTCACACCCACCGCCAGTTCTACCGCGACTGCACCATCTCCGGCACCATCGACTTCATCTTCGGGGACTCCGCCTCCATCTTCCAGAACTGCCTGATTCTGGCAAGGAAGCCGCTCGACAACCAGCAGAACATCGTGACGGCGCAGGGACGCAAGATGCGGCAGCAGGCCTCCGCCATCATCCTCCACAACTGCACCATCAGCGCCGACCCCGCCTACTACGACTTCCGCACCAAGCTGCCCACCTTCCTCGGCCGGCCATGGAAGATGTACTCGAGGACCTTCATATTGCAGTCCCAGATCGACGACCTGATCCACCCCGACGGGTGGCTGCCCTGGTTCGGTGACTTCGGGCTCAACACGTGCTTCTACACCGAGGTCGACAACCGTGGACCCGGCGCCGACAAGAGCAAGAGGGTGACGTGGAAGGGGGTGAAGAACATCGACTACGCTCACGCGAAGAAGTTCAGCGTCCAGCAGTTCCTCCACGGTGGCAAATGGCTGCCCAGGACCGGCGTCCCCTTCACTGCCGAGCTGCTGCCGGAAGGATCCCTGAAGTAA